One genomic region from bacterium encodes:
- a CDS encoding AI-2E family transporter, with amino-acid sequence MTQLSISNRNLLVGWAGIIAICALTYLVIKPFIGALAWAVLLVITTWPAYRQLKYYLRKLSNRFAEAAPLIMTGVLTIGIFAIFLPLFGELAKELNAVLIFSQQIDSKQKLESLLVDIPLIGSILKEHLAYTGPQLAQIVIEHQGKITATLASTLQGVGKALFTTLFALFTSFFLYKYGEKIRVKFADLAYHVGGSKTEAIIVTLKATLIGTVYGILLTALVQGALAGIGFYFAGSSTPLLYAALVTIVSPIPFGAPLIYLPAIGAMYYHGGELEVLIPLLLWCIAIVSTADNFLRPIFVSQTVNMSFYLVVIGILGGLLAFGFIGLFYGPVIMAASYALWSALTENDGGARINTPTD; translated from the coding sequence ATGACCCAACTTTCGATCTCAAATCGAAACCTATTAGTCGGATGGGCAGGGATTATTGCAATCTGTGCCCTGACTTATTTAGTGATCAAGCCATTTATCGGCGCATTAGCCTGGGCCGTGCTGCTAGTGATCACTACATGGCCTGCTTATCGCCAATTAAAATATTATTTACGAAAATTATCTAATCGCTTCGCCGAAGCTGCCCCGTTGATTATGACTGGCGTACTAACGATTGGAATTTTCGCGATCTTTCTTCCATTATTTGGAGAACTAGCAAAAGAGCTCAATGCGGTCCTAATCTTTAGTCAACAGATTGACTCTAAGCAAAAATTAGAGAGCTTGCTGGTCGACATTCCACTAATCGGCTCGATTCTCAAAGAGCATTTGGCTTATACGGGCCCGCAATTAGCGCAGATTGTCATTGAACATCAAGGCAAGATTACAGCCACTTTAGCTAGCACTCTACAAGGTGTCGGTAAGGCCTTATTCACAACCCTCTTTGCACTCTTTACCTCGTTTTTTCTCTACAAATATGGTGAAAAAATTCGCGTGAAATTTGCTGATCTGGCCTACCATGTTGGGGGATCTAAAACTGAAGCAATTATTGTCACACTCAAGGCGACTCTGATTGGCACGGTTTACGGAATCCTACTCACAGCTCTCGTGCAAGGAGCGTTAGCTGGGATTGGTTTTTACTTTGCCGGCTCGAGCACGCCATTGTTATACGCGGCCTTAGTGACAATCGTTTCCCCGATCCCCTTTGGAGCTCCATTGATATATCTGCCGGCAATTGGGGCGATGTATTACCATGGTGGCGAGCTTGAAGTTTTAATTCCGCTTTTACTTTGGTGTATAGCGATTGTCAGCACCGCCGACAATTTTTTAAGACCAATTTTTGTTAGTCAAACAGTCAATATGTCTTTTTATCTAGTCGTAATTGGAATCCTCGGGGGATTACTGGCCTTTGGCTTTATTGGTCTATTCTACGGGCCAGTAATTATGGCAGCAAGCTACGCACTGTGGAGCGCGCTGACGGAGAACGATGGCGGCGCAAGAATCAATACTCCAACAGATTAG
- a CDS encoding response regulator, giving the protein MDADEKLYLVVDDDDNFRKKLTEALILRGHFALSAANVSAALEICSAHKITHVVLDLKMPEVDGLSGLSMLLDHDANLQIVILTGYGSIATTQAAIKRGAISYLTKPCSVQEVICAFDYEPQAQVEIPSIDQVEWDHIQRILFEYQGNITHAAKALRIDRRSLQRKLQKIPQNLK; this is encoded by the coding sequence ATGGACGCAGATGAAAAACTATATTTAGTTGTCGATGACGATGATAACTTTCGGAAAAAACTTACCGAGGCATTAATCCTGCGCGGGCATTTTGCCTTGTCGGCTGCAAATGTAAGTGCTGCACTGGAAATTTGTTCTGCTCACAAGATTACACATGTTGTGCTTGATTTAAAAATGCCGGAAGTTGACGGCTTGTCAGGGCTTTCGATGTTGTTAGATCATGATGCGAACTTGCAGATTGTAATTTTAACTGGCTATGGTAGCATCGCTACGACTCAGGCAGCGATCAAACGCGGGGCCATTTCATATTTGACTAAGCCTTGCTCGGTTCAAGAGGTAATTTGTGCTTTCGATTATGAGCCGCAAGCACAAGTAGAAATTCCTAGTATTGACCAAGTTGAATGGGATCACATTCAAAGAATCCTCTTCGAATATCAGGGAAATATTACCCATGCAGCCAAGGCCTTGAGGATTGATCGCCGCTCGCTGCAACGTAAACTGCAAAAAATCCCACAAAATTTAAAATAA
- a CDS encoding TerC/Alx family metal homeostasis membrane protein — protein MSEYWWLYLAFIGFVALMLALDLGVFHKDAHEVSFKEAATWSVAWVSLALIFNYGFYQYALWKFPMDPRLAQIPDFNAIASAERVALEFLTGFVVEKSLAVDNIFVFVIVFAFFGIPAKYQHRVLFWGIIGAVFFRAIFIGVGSVLMQYKAIVIFFGALLILTGIKIFFAPQKPIDPGKNPLIKWLKRSLPVTDKIHGDKFFIKQDGKRYITPLFLALIFIELSDIIFAIDSVPAIFALSSEPLIVFTSNIFAILGLRAMYFLLAGVVDKFYLLKYALGVVLVFVGLKMAWLNQAFGGKFPISWSLIIITTIIGTGIAASLLRKKPESVLPA, from the coding sequence ATTTCAGAATATTGGTGGCTATACCTTGCGTTTATTGGCTTTGTCGCTTTGATGCTGGCCCTCGATCTTGGCGTTTTTCACAAAGACGCTCATGAAGTTTCCTTTAAGGAAGCCGCAACTTGGAGTGTCGCCTGGGTAAGCCTGGCTTTAATCTTCAATTACGGGTTTTATCAATATGCTCTGTGGAAGTTCCCGATGGATCCACGCTTAGCGCAAATCCCTGATTTCAATGCCATCGCTTCTGCCGAAAGGGTGGCGCTGGAATTTTTAACCGGATTTGTTGTCGAAAAGAGCCTTGCTGTTGATAACATTTTCGTCTTCGTTATTGTCTTTGCTTTTTTTGGTATACCAGCCAAGTATCAGCATCGCGTTTTGTTCTGGGGGATTATTGGAGCAGTTTTCTTCCGTGCAATTTTTATTGGGGTTGGTTCGGTGCTGATGCAGTATAAAGCAATCGTAATCTTCTTCGGAGCATTGCTGATTTTAACTGGAATAAAGATTTTCTTTGCACCACAAAAGCCAATTGATCCAGGGAAAAACCCGCTGATTAAATGGCTTAAACGCTCGCTACCCGTCACAGATAAAATTCATGGAGATAAATTTTTTATCAAGCAAGACGGAAAGCGCTATATTACACCGCTATTTCTTGCCTTAATTTTCATTGAACTCAGCGATATAATTTTTGCAATTGATTCAGTGCCAGCAATTTTTGCACTAAGCTCCGAACCATTAATCGTCTTTACTTCAAACATTTTTGCAATCCTTGGACTACGTGCAATGTATTTCCTACTAGCAGGAGTTGTCGATAAATTTTACCTCTTAAAATATGCGCTTGGCGTAGTTTTAGTCTTCGTGGGTTTAAAAATGGCTTGGCTCAATCAGGCCTTTGGCGGCAAATTCCCAATTTCTTGGTCGCTAATAATCATTACAACAATCATTGGAACTGGAATTGCAGCTTCGCTGCTTCGCAAAAAACCTGAGAGCGTTTTACCTGCATGA